A region of Streptomyces sp. NBC_01750 DNA encodes the following proteins:
- a CDS encoding GTP-binding protein, with the protein MTRVTRAVSPAQPHPTLAGTTVNTLKIVVVGGFGVGKTTMVRSVSEIRPLHTEEAMSRDGPSPDDTTPVRKKSATTVALDFGRFTIDENSVLYLFGAPGQERFWFLWDRVFAGTLGAVVLVDTRSLDDAGYAIDRLEDNGTPFIVAVNDLGGPLHSDDQIREALALGPEIPLVEFDARDHSSSKFVLLALIEHVHALSLPDED; encoded by the coding sequence ATGACCCGCGTCACGCGAGCGGTCTCCCCGGCGCAGCCCCACCCCACGCTCGCCGGGACGACTGTCAACACTCTGAAGATCGTCGTCGTAGGCGGCTTCGGAGTCGGCAAGACGACCATGGTCCGCTCCGTCAGCGAGATACGTCCGCTGCACACAGAGGAGGCGATGAGCCGCGACGGCCCCAGCCCCGACGACACCACCCCCGTGCGGAAAAAATCCGCCACCACCGTCGCCCTCGACTTCGGCCGGTTCACGATCGACGAGAACAGCGTTCTGTACCTCTTCGGCGCACCCGGCCAGGAACGCTTCTGGTTCCTCTGGGACCGCGTCTTCGCCGGCACCCTCGGCGCGGTCGTCCTCGTCGACACCCGCTCCCTCGACGACGCCGGGTACGCGATCGACCGTCTCGAGGACAACGGCACGCCCTTCATCGTCGCCGTGAACGACCTCGGCGGCCCGCTCCACAGCGACGACCAGATCCGCGAGGCGCTCGCGCTCGGGCCCGAGATACCGCTGGTGGAGTTCGACGCGCGGGACCACTCCTCCAGCAAGTTCGTCCTGCTCGCGCTGATCGAGCACGTGCACGCGCTGTCGCTGCCCGACGAGGACTGA
- the serC gene encoding phosphoserine transaminase, with product MAEIQIPADIKPADGRFGAGPSKVRTEALDALAATGTSLLGTSHRQAPVKNLVGAVRDGVRDLFRLPEGYEVILGNGGSTAFWDIATHGLIENKSQHLSFGEFSSKFAKASKLAPWLAEPSVITSDPGTHPDPEAEAGVDVYAFTHNETSTGVAAPIKRVAGADEGSLVLVDATSGAGGLPVDIAETDVYYFAPQKSFASEGGLWIGVFSPAALERAARVHGSGRHVPEFFSLPTAIDNSLKNQTYNTPALATLFLLNEQLTWMNSQGGLDWSVRRTATSSRTLYGWAEASKYATPFVVDPAKRSQVIGTIDFADEIDAAAVAKTLRANGIVDTEPYRKLGRNQLRVAMFPAIDPADVEALTACIDYVIEKL from the coding sequence GTGGCTGAGATCCAGATTCCCGCTGACATCAAGCCCGCCGACGGCCGTTTCGGCGCGGGCCCCTCCAAGGTGCGTACGGAGGCGCTGGACGCCCTGGCCGCCACCGGCACCTCTCTCCTCGGTACGTCCCACCGCCAGGCCCCGGTGAAGAACCTGGTCGGCGCGGTGCGCGATGGCGTACGCGACCTGTTCCGGCTCCCCGAGGGCTACGAGGTGATCCTGGGCAACGGCGGCTCCACCGCCTTCTGGGACATCGCGACGCACGGACTGATCGAGAACAAGTCGCAGCACCTGTCCTTCGGCGAGTTCTCCTCCAAGTTCGCGAAGGCGTCGAAGCTCGCGCCGTGGCTGGCCGAGCCGAGCGTGATCACCTCCGACCCTGGCACGCACCCGGACCCGGAGGCCGAGGCCGGCGTCGACGTCTACGCCTTCACGCACAACGAGACCTCGACCGGCGTCGCGGCCCCGATCAAGCGCGTCGCGGGCGCGGACGAGGGTTCGCTGGTCCTGGTCGACGCGACCTCCGGCGCGGGCGGCCTGCCGGTCGACATCGCCGAGACGGACGTCTACTACTTCGCCCCGCAGAAGTCCTTCGCCTCCGAGGGCGGCCTGTGGATCGGTGTCTTCTCCCCGGCCGCACTCGAGCGCGCCGCCCGTGTCCACGGCTCGGGCCGTCACGTCCCGGAGTTCTTCAGCCTCCCGACGGCGATCGACAACTCGCTGAAGAACCAGACGTACAACACTCCGGCGCTGGCCACGCTCTTCCTGCTGAACGAGCAGCTGACCTGGATGAACAGCCAGGGCGGCCTGGACTGGTCGGTCCGGCGCACGGCGACGTCCTCACGGACGCTGTACGGCTGGGCCGAGGCGTCCAAGTACGCGACGCCGTTCGTCGTCGACCCGGCGAAGCGCTCGCAGGTCATCGGCACGATCGACTTCGCGGACGAGATCGACGCGGCGGCGGTCGCCAAGACGCTGCGCGCCAACGGCATCGTCGACACCGAGCCGTACCGCAAGCTGGGCCGCAACCAGCTGCGCGTGGCGATGTTCCCGGCGATCGACCCGGCGGACGTCGAGGCGCTGACGGCGTGCATCGACTACGTGATCGAGAAGCTGTAA
- a CDS encoding Uma2 family endonuclease translates to MSAAAAEHPCDGEPETLLEAAHRLAEQHPGYRVEIIGGTLTVTPPPDGAHAWALTDLMIPFLSAGLHGEESKVLQAVGLWLPGGPEDYAIPDLAVVDADFQEHLVENNCYDPAVFRLVLEVTSTNYQQDLRNKVAAYAEAKIPVYVIVDRKHDRLHVLTDPVSNGYDNHRVHAPGELIALPASIGAEVKLDVAALLKAAARQG, encoded by the coding sequence ATGTCTGCCGCAGCAGCTGAGCACCCCTGTGATGGCGAGCCGGAAACGCTGCTCGAGGCGGCCCACCGTCTCGCGGAACAGCACCCCGGCTACCGCGTCGAGATCATCGGAGGCACCCTCACCGTGACGCCGCCGCCGGACGGGGCCCATGCATGGGCCCTGACCGACCTCATGATCCCCTTCCTCTCCGCTGGTCTGCACGGCGAGGAGTCAAAGGTGCTCCAGGCGGTCGGCCTCTGGCTGCCGGGAGGTCCGGAAGACTATGCCATCCCGGACCTCGCCGTCGTCGACGCCGACTTCCAAGAGCACCTTGTCGAGAACAACTGCTACGACCCGGCCGTCTTCCGTCTGGTTCTGGAAGTCACCTCCACCAACTACCAGCAGGATCTTCGGAACAAGGTCGCCGCCTACGCCGAGGCCAAGATCCCGGTCTACGTGATCGTCGACCGTAAGCACGACCGCCTCCATGTCCTGACGGACCCCGTCTCCAACGGGTACGACAACCACCGCGTCCACGCACCGGGCGAGCTGATCGCCCTCCCCGCATCGATCGGCGCCGAGGTCAAACTCGACGTGGCGGCACTTCTGAAGGCTGCCGCGCGGCAGGGCTGA
- a CDS encoding WD40 repeat domain-containing protein codes for MRSLPYVTGSAVAAAAAVVLLAAGPAASDDSGFTIKDPRITESSGLAASHAYPGIYWTHNDQDEPRVFAVDSRTGETVATVTLKGVGKPRDMEAISVGPDGNVYVGDIGDNLNGSWDHVWIYRFPEPKALKDVTVRATQFTVKYADGARNAEALMVHPKTGRVYIASKNEDGGGLYEGPATLTASGTNVFRRIGEVPWVTDGAFSPDGKELVLRSYFSARGYEWKNGKLGADHRVSAPLQGQAESVTYTLDGKALLFGSEGEQSGVERVATGKEGDSGGDSKSPSRGGSPAVGDDGDKSTLTYGLIGVVGAAALVLGVKRLLRRG; via the coding sequence ATGCGTTCGCTTCCGTACGTCACCGGTTCCGCCGTCGCTGCCGCTGCCGCCGTCGTGCTGCTCGCCGCAGGCCCCGCCGCCTCCGACGACTCCGGCTTCACGATCAAGGACCCGAGGATCACGGAGTCCAGCGGGCTCGCGGCCAGTCACGCGTACCCCGGGATCTACTGGACGCACAACGACCAGGACGAGCCGCGCGTCTTCGCCGTCGACTCCAGGACCGGCGAGACCGTCGCGACGGTCACGCTGAAGGGGGTCGGCAAGCCCCGCGACATGGAGGCGATCTCGGTCGGGCCGGACGGGAACGTATACGTCGGCGACATCGGCGACAACCTCAACGGCAGCTGGGACCACGTGTGGATCTACCGCTTCCCGGAGCCGAAGGCCCTCAAGGACGTGACCGTCCGCGCGACACAGTTCACGGTGAAGTACGCGGACGGCGCGCGCAATGCCGAGGCGCTGATGGTCCACCCCAAGACCGGCCGGGTCTACATCGCGTCGAAGAACGAGGACGGCGGCGGACTGTACGAGGGCCCCGCCACGCTCACCGCCTCCGGGACCAATGTCTTCCGGCGGATCGGTGAGGTGCCGTGGGTGACGGACGGGGCCTTCTCGCCCGACGGCAAGGAGCTGGTGCTGCGCTCGTACTTCAGCGCGCGCGGATACGAGTGGAAGAACGGCAAGCTCGGCGCGGACCACCGGGTGAGCGCGCCGCTGCAGGGGCAGGCCGAGTCGGTCACGTACACGCTGGACGGGAAAGCGCTGCTGTTCGGCTCGGAGGGGGAGCAGAGCGGGGTGGAGCGGGTCGCGACCGGCAAGGAAGGCGACTCGGGCGGGGACAGCAAGTCACCGTCCAGGGGTGGGAGTCCGGCCGTCGGCGATGACGGCGACAAGAGCACCCTCACGTACGGACTGATCGGCGTCGTCGGCGCCGCCGCACTTGTCCTGGGCGTGAAGCGTCTGCTGCGGCGCGGCTGA
- a CDS encoding GDSL-type esterase/lipase family protein, which yields MRFMFVGDSMTIGRAGDYSWRYRLWQHLARSFEGPYEIVGPRTALYDTATNTPVSHTYADPAFPAEARRHLSGWGEGWLHMAPVIRGTVTAEQADILLVSLGLIDLGFYTDSTQTAVNARRFIAEARAANPRVRMILLPVIPNIRARSDAPFAAECDRFNELLAKAVADLDSPTSPILLASPPDSYAIDTDTYDGTHPGPTGEHKLAAAFAEAMHQAWGLGGRYGATAAPSGRRTAHRHYLDRDAGAVDAADGAVMAGP from the coding sequence ATGCGTTTCATGTTCGTCGGCGACTCCATGACCATCGGACGCGCCGGCGACTACAGCTGGCGCTACCGCTTGTGGCAGCACCTTGCCAGGTCCTTCGAGGGCCCGTACGAGATCGTCGGCCCCCGGACCGCGCTGTACGACACGGCGACCAACACGCCGGTGTCGCACACCTATGCGGACCCGGCCTTCCCCGCCGAGGCCCGCCGCCACCTGTCCGGCTGGGGCGAGGGCTGGCTCCACATGGCCCCCGTCATCCGCGGGACGGTGACCGCGGAACAGGCGGACATCCTGCTGGTCTCGCTCGGCCTGATAGACCTCGGCTTCTACACGGACAGCACCCAAACCGCCGTGAACGCCCGCCGGTTCATCGCCGAGGCCCGCGCAGCCAACCCCCGTGTCCGGATGATCCTGTTGCCGGTCATCCCCAACATACGGGCCCGCTCGGACGCCCCCTTCGCGGCGGAGTGCGACCGCTTCAACGAGCTCCTGGCAAAGGCGGTCGCCGACCTGGACTCGCCGACGTCGCCGATCCTGCTGGCGTCGCCGCCGGATTCGTACGCCATCGACACGGACACGTACGACGGAACGCACCCGGGCCCGACGGGCGAACACAAGCTGGCGGCGGCCTTCGCGGAGGCGATGCACCAGGCGTGGGGGCTCGGCGGGCGGTACGGGGCGACGGCGGCGCCGTCAGGCCGGCGTACCGCCCACCGTCACTACCTTGATCGCGACGCGGGAGCCGTCGACGCTGCGGACGGCGCGGTCATGGCCGGCCCGTAA
- a CDS encoding carboxymuconolactone decarboxylase family protein, protein MFTEHTLESAPAASRNSMESTIKHLGHLPPAVAKLAASPHLLDGFLKLSALFEQATLEPVAREVVVMTVATRNECHVCVAMHTGKLRSLGAEGELIAALRERKPLGDERLEAVRQFALEVLRTAGGVGDEELRAFLAHGYTEQNALEVVMGIGTYTMSTFANRLTRA, encoded by the coding sequence ATGTTTACCGAACACACTCTGGAATCGGCTCCGGCCGCGTCGCGCAACTCCATGGAGTCGACCATCAAGCACCTTGGCCACCTGCCGCCCGCGGTCGCCAAGCTCGCCGCGTCACCGCATCTGCTGGACGGCTTTCTGAAGCTCAGCGCCCTGTTCGAGCAGGCGACCCTGGAGCCGGTCGCGCGCGAGGTGGTCGTCATGACGGTCGCGACGCGCAATGAGTGTCATGTATGCGTCGCCATGCACACCGGCAAGCTGCGTTCGCTGGGAGCGGAGGGGGAGTTGATCGCCGCACTGCGGGAGCGGAAGCCGCTCGGCGACGAACGACTGGAAGCGGTACGGCAGTTCGCGTTGGAGGTGCTGCGTACGGCAGGTGGCGTAGGTGACGAGGAGCTGCGGGCGTTCCTCGCGCACGGCTATACGGAGCAGAACGCGCTGGAGGTCGTCATGGGCATCGGGACGTACACGATGTCGACGTTCGCGAACCGGCTGACGCGGGCGTAG
- a CDS encoding MarR family winged helix-turn-helix transcriptional regulator: MVDDKKVNQVVEMRNGPEDTPGYELPLLLFAGFRSLIDRLHAELAEQGHPDVRPAHGFAMQAIGAGGATASEIGRRLGVSKQAAGKTVDRLVALGYAVRADDPADARRKLVRLTPHGIDALTRSAAVFDELRADWARTLGARRVADMEESLRMVVPAEAFRLDAAGWFGGA; this comes from the coding sequence ATGGTTGACGATAAAAAGGTAAACCAGGTTGTCGAAATGCGCAACGGTCCTGAGGACACGCCGGGTTACGAGCTGCCCCTGCTCCTCTTCGCCGGGTTCCGTTCACTCATCGACCGGCTGCACGCCGAGCTGGCCGAGCAGGGTCACCCGGACGTCCGGCCCGCGCACGGCTTCGCGATGCAGGCGATCGGCGCGGGCGGCGCGACCGCGAGCGAGATCGGACGGCGGCTCGGCGTCTCCAAGCAGGCGGCCGGCAAGACGGTCGACCGGCTCGTGGCCCTGGGCTATGCCGTACGCGCCGACGACCCCGCCGATGCCCGCCGCAAGCTCGTGCGCCTCACCCCGCACGGCATCGACGCGCTGACCCGTTCGGCCGCGGTCTTCGACGAACTGCGCGCGGACTGGGCCCGCACGCTGGGCGCGCGGCGCGTGGCCGATATGGAGGAATCGCTGCGCATGGTGGTCCCGGCGGAGGCGTTCCGGCTCGACGCGGCGGGCTGGTTCGGCGGCGCGTGA
- a CDS encoding Uma2 family endonuclease, whose translation MTVVESGRIDMADYNAERLDEWFERLERMPVPEGIKVEIVGGVVFMSPQRSVHWQIIRRIVRALEDKFGMDVEVLSDVRIDFPGPENGFCPDVAKLRDGAVQDSRGRWRFEDVEFIAEVISKGTALNDYGPKKIAYALAEVPVFLIVDPYTGKCLLHTQPKDGDYMTETKVAFGQPVDLTGTPLGLTLTTGEFPRD comes from the coding sequence ATGACCGTCGTAGAGAGCGGCAGGATCGACATGGCCGACTACAACGCCGAGCGCTTGGACGAGTGGTTCGAGAGGCTTGAGCGGATGCCCGTCCCCGAAGGAATCAAGGTTGAGATCGTCGGGGGAGTCGTTTTCATGTCGCCGCAGCGGAGCGTCCACTGGCAGATTATCCGCAGGATCGTCCGAGCACTGGAAGACAAGTTCGGCATGGATGTCGAGGTGCTGTCGGACGTGCGCATCGATTTCCCCGGCCCGGAAAACGGCTTCTGCCCTGACGTGGCAAAGCTCCGCGACGGAGCGGTACAGGACAGCCGAGGCCGCTGGCGCTTCGAGGACGTGGAGTTCATCGCCGAGGTGATTTCCAAGGGCACCGCACTCAACGACTACGGGCCCAAGAAGATCGCCTACGCCCTCGCCGAAGTCCCAGTCTTCTTGATCGTCGACCCGTACACCGGTAAGTGTCTCCTCCACACCCAGCCCAAGGACGGGGACTACATGACCGAGACGAAGGTCGCCTTCGGCCAGCCGGTCGACCTCACCGGCACACCCCTCGGGCTCACCCTCACCACCGGCGAGTTCCCCCGCGACTGA
- a CDS encoding aldo/keto reductase, translating to MKYTQLGRTGLKVSRLVLGTMNFGPQTDEAGSHTIMDAALGAGINLFDTANVYGWGENKGRTEEIIGSWFAKGGDRRDKVVLATKVYANMGSDGEAWPNHDRLSALNIRRAVEASLKRLRTDHIDLYQFHHVDRHTPVEEIWQAIDTLVHQGKILYAGSSNFPGWKIAQANETARRLGLYGLVSEQCLYNLAERRAEMEVIPAAQEYGLGVIPWSPLHGGLLGGVIRKEREGGAARSASGRSADALANTEVRAQIQAYEDLLDKHGLEPGEVALAWLLSRPGITGPIVGPRTADQLASALRAVELELGEEVLSALDEIFPGPGPSPEAFAW from the coding sequence ATGAAGTACACGCAGCTCGGACGCACCGGACTCAAGGTCAGCCGACTCGTCCTCGGGACGATGAACTTCGGGCCTCAGACCGACGAGGCCGGCAGCCACACGATCATGGACGCCGCGCTCGGCGCAGGCATCAACCTCTTCGACACCGCCAATGTCTACGGCTGGGGCGAGAACAAGGGCCGCACCGAAGAGATCATCGGCAGCTGGTTCGCCAAGGGCGGCGACCGTCGCGACAAGGTCGTCCTCGCCACCAAGGTCTACGCGAACATGGGCTCCGACGGCGAGGCCTGGCCCAACCACGACCGGCTCTCCGCACTCAACATCCGCCGCGCGGTCGAGGCGAGCCTCAAGCGGCTCCGGACCGACCACATCGACCTCTACCAGTTCCATCACGTCGACCGCCACACGCCGGTCGAGGAGATCTGGCAGGCGATCGACACCCTGGTCCATCAGGGCAAAATCCTTTACGCGGGCTCGTCCAACTTCCCCGGCTGGAAGATCGCCCAGGCCAATGAGACGGCCCGCCGCCTCGGCCTGTACGGGCTGGTCAGCGAGCAGTGCCTGTACAACCTCGCCGAGCGCCGCGCCGAGATGGAGGTCATCCCGGCGGCGCAGGAGTACGGCCTCGGGGTCATCCCCTGGTCGCCGCTGCACGGCGGGCTGCTCGGCGGTGTGATCCGGAAGGAGCGTGAGGGCGGAGCGGCTCGCAGCGCCTCCGGGCGCTCGGCGGACGCGCTCGCCAACACCGAGGTGCGTGCGCAGATCCAGGCGTACGAGGACCTGCTCGACAAGCACGGACTGGAACCCGGCGAGGTGGCGCTGGCCTGGCTGCTCAGCCGGCCGGGAATCACCGGGCCCATCGTCGGCCCGCGCACGGCGGACCAGCTGGCCTCCGCGCTGCGCGCCGTAGAGCTGGAGCTCGGCGAAGAGGTGCTGTCCGCGCTGGACGAGATCTTCCCGGGGCCGGGTCCTTCACCGGAGGCCTTCGCCTGGTGA
- the thpR gene encoding RNA 2',3'-cyclic phosphodiesterase, whose protein sequence is MRLFAAVLPPARAVDELALAVDRLRSLPGSDGLRWTGRAGWHFTLAFMGEVEDGLLPELHERLGRAARRTHPFALRLHAGGRFGQRALWVGAAGGLEEMRLLAERTDAAARRAGVSMQEHRRYQAHLTIARSRDEADLRPYVEALEAFEGTPWEVAELSLVRSNLPVSGVPGEQPRYETVGSWPLGDGTGSSPLERAS, encoded by the coding sequence ATGAGACTCTTCGCCGCCGTACTGCCGCCGGCCCGGGCAGTCGACGAACTCGCTCTCGCCGTCGACCGGTTGAGGTCCCTGCCCGGCTCGGACGGGCTGCGCTGGACCGGCCGGGCCGGCTGGCACTTCACGCTCGCCTTCATGGGCGAGGTCGAGGACGGGCTGCTGCCCGAGCTGCACGAGCGGCTCGGGCGGGCCGCCCGCAGGACCCACCCCTTCGCCCTGCGCCTTCACGCCGGCGGGCGGTTCGGACAGCGGGCCCTGTGGGTAGGCGCCGCCGGCGGCCTGGAGGAGATGCGCCTCCTCGCGGAACGCACCGACGCCGCGGCGCGGCGGGCCGGGGTCAGCATGCAGGAACACCGCCGCTATCAGGCCCACCTCACGATCGCCCGCAGCCGCGACGAGGCCGATCTGCGCCCGTACGTCGAGGCTCTGGAGGCCTTCGAGGGCACGCCCTGGGAGGTGGCCGAGCTCTCACTCGTACGCAGCAATCTGCCGGTCAGCGGCGTACCGGGCGAGCAGCCTCGGTACGAGACGGTGGGCAGCTGGCCGCTGGGCGACGGGACGGGGTCAAGTCCACTCGAACGGGCGAGTTAA
- a CDS encoding MFS transporter, giving the protein MSPGPGADSAPAPAPTTMFSSLKIRNYRLFATGQVVSNTGTWMQRIAQDWLVLTLTGSASAVGITIALQFLPMLLFGLYGGVLADRLPKRRLLLATQIAMGLTGLVLAVLTLSGHVQVWHVYLTAFVLGLITVVDNPARQSFVAEMVGPEQLGNAVSLNSANFQSARLVGPAVAGVLITAVGSGFAFLLNGLSFLAPIAGLLLMRNSELHKVERAPRGKGQLREGLKYVAGRPELIWPIVLVGFIGTFGFNFPIWLSAFVNNVYHSGASTYGLLNTLIAAGSLAGALLAARRGTSRLRVLVGAAVLFGALEIVSAFAPRFWIFALLMVPIGMFGLTVNVTANSSIQMATEPAMRGRVMSLFMMVFVGGTPLGAPLVGWVTDTYGPRIGLAAGGTVALVAAIGVGVMLARVGGLRLKIDLRPGRRHVEFVPREQLATAA; this is encoded by the coding sequence TTGAGTCCGGGACCCGGAGCAGACTCCGCACCCGCACCAGCTCCTACAACCATGTTCAGCTCGCTGAAGATCCGTAACTACCGGCTCTTCGCCACCGGGCAAGTCGTCTCCAACACCGGCACCTGGATGCAGCGCATCGCCCAGGACTGGCTGGTCCTGACCCTGACCGGCTCCGCGTCCGCGGTCGGTATCACCATCGCGCTGCAGTTCCTGCCCATGCTGCTTTTCGGTCTGTACGGCGGAGTGCTCGCCGACCGGCTGCCCAAGCGCCGGCTGCTGCTGGCCACCCAGATCGCGATGGGCCTGACCGGTCTGGTGCTCGCCGTGCTTACGCTCAGCGGCCATGTCCAGGTGTGGCACGTCTATCTCACGGCCTTCGTACTCGGACTGATCACTGTCGTCGACAATCCGGCCCGGCAGTCCTTCGTCGCCGAGATGGTCGGCCCGGAGCAGCTCGGGAACGCGGTCAGCCTGAACTCCGCGAACTTCCAGTCCGCACGTCTCGTCGGCCCCGCGGTCGCCGGTGTGCTGATCACGGCCGTCGGAAGCGGCTTCGCCTTCCTGCTCAACGGTCTGTCCTTCCTCGCGCCCATCGCGGGCCTTCTGCTCATGCGCAACAGCGAGCTGCACAAGGTCGAGCGCGCGCCGCGCGGCAAGGGCCAGCTGCGGGAAGGACTGAAGTACGTCGCGGGCCGGCCCGAGCTCATCTGGCCGATCGTCCTCGTCGGCTTCATCGGCACCTTCGGGTTCAACTTCCCGATCTGGCTGTCGGCCTTCGTCAACAACGTCTACCACTCGGGCGCGAGTACGTACGGTCTGCTCAACACCCTGATAGCGGCCGGGTCCCTGGCGGGCGCGCTGCTTGCCGCCCGGCGCGGCACCTCGCGGCTGCGGGTGCTGGTCGGCGCGGCCGTGCTCTTCGGGGCCCTCGAGATCGTGAGCGCCTTCGCGCCGCGGTTCTGGATCTTCGCGTTGCTGATGGTGCCGATCGGGATGTTCGGCCTCACCGTCAACGTCACGGCCAACTCCAGCATTCAGATGGCGACGGAACCGGCCATGCGAGGCCGGGTGATGAGCCTGTTCATGATGGTCTTCGTGGGCGGTACGCCACTGGGCGCGCCGCTCGTCGGCTGGGTCACCGACACGTACGGACCGCGGATCGGCCTCGCGGCGGGCGGCACGGTGGCGCTGGTCGCGGCGATCGGAGTCGGCGTCATGCTCGCCCGTGTGGGCGGGCTGCGCCTCAAAATAGATCTGAGGCCGGGGCGCCGGCATGTGGAGTTCGTACCGAGAGAGCAGCTGGCGACAGCGGCCTGA
- a CDS encoding MarR family winged helix-turn-helix transcriptional regulator — MPDLSHGGDADVAAVNSLRSAVMRLGRRLKHQRVDESLSPTEMSVLGTLARCGQATPGELARKEHVQPPSMTRIVALLEAKGLVRLEPHPDDRRQKVVSQTETAEAMLEESRRKRNAWLASLAEGLDDDEWAKLRAAAPVLEKLAHL, encoded by the coding sequence ATGCCTGACCTGTCCCATGGTGGCGACGCCGACGTCGCCGCCGTGAACTCACTGCGCTCGGCCGTGATGCGGCTGGGCCGACGCCTGAAGCATCAGCGCGTCGACGAATCGCTGAGCCCCACCGAAATGTCGGTGCTCGGCACCCTTGCCCGCTGCGGCCAGGCCACCCCCGGTGAGCTGGCCCGCAAGGAGCATGTCCAGCCGCCGTCCATGACCCGGATCGTGGCGCTGCTCGAGGCCAAGGGACTGGTCCGGCTCGAGCCGCACCCCGACGACCGCCGGCAGAAGGTGGTCAGCCAGACCGAGACGGCGGAAGCCATGCTCGAGGAGAGCCGCCGCAAGCGGAATGCCTGGCTGGCCTCGCTCGCCGAAGGGCTGGACGATGACGAGTGGGCCAAGCTGCGCGCAGCCGCCCCCGTACTGGAGAAGCTCGCGCATCTTTGA
- a CDS encoding ribbon-helix-helix protein, CopG family, whose product MGSTVLSLRIDGELLDRLRHHAARRGMSVQDYVVRTLIRDDFDERFHAAVDETEKFYGLT is encoded by the coding sequence ATGGGATCGACAGTGCTCAGCCTGCGGATAGACGGTGAGCTACTCGACCGGCTGAGGCACCATGCCGCCAGACGCGGAATGAGCGTCCAGGACTATGTGGTCCGGACGCTCATCCGCGATGACTTCGACGAACGCTTCCACGCGGCCGTCGACGAGACAGAGAAGTTCTACGGCCTCACCTGA